In Lineus longissimus chromosome 9, tnLinLong1.2, whole genome shotgun sequence, one genomic interval encodes:
- the LOC135493343 gene encoding regulatory factor X-associated protein-like → MEMVNFDFFEDYVHAGALKEIHMNETKDFKATQLHIMADKDSGKDLASPGARKMRTQRCTIEGCTEVTMKTRTTRNWVCKAHQSKLHKEMLKKRLEERCRTPIVDLQPKTEPGTKAPGGSGDAPQPGTSSGVSGFRASLLEEVLNEKKMGLMRSPDVIKFLRREQKKVETNRKLLNKVVVKTEPKDDPSPPPPGLPPLPPSTEAEWKPADGQS, encoded by the exons ATGGAAATGGTGAACTTTGATTTTTTTGAGGACTACGTCCACGCTGGTGCATTGAAAGAAATCCATATGAACGAAACCAAAGACTTTAAAGCAACACAGTTACACATCATGGCTGATAAGGATTCTGGGAAGGATCTCGCGTCGCCTGGTGCGCGAAAGATGCGGACGCAGCGGTGTACGATTGAAGGGTGTACAGAAGTCACGATGAAAACGCGGACGACACGGAACTGGGTGTGTAAGGCGCATCAAAGTAAACTTCACAAGGAAATGTTGAAGAAGAGATTGGAGGAGCGGTGTAGGACACCTATTGTTGAT CTGCAACCTAAGACTGAGCCAGGTACAAAGGCGCCAGGAGGGAGCGGGGATGCCCCACAACCTGGGACTTCCAGTGGAGTGAGCGGCTTCCGTGCCAGCCTCCTCGAGGAAGTgctgaatgaaaaaaagatg GGTTTAATGCGATCACCAGACGTTATAAAATTCTTACGCCGTGAACAGAAAAAGGTCGAAACGAATAGAAAATTGTTGAATAAAGTTGTAGTGAAGACTGAGCCAAAAGACGACCCGTCACCACCACCCCCTGGTCTACCTCCACTACCACCATCAACAGAGGCAGAGTGGAAGCCGGCAGACGGACAGTCTTGA
- the LOC135493348 gene encoding diphthamide biosynthesis protein 3-like translates to MSIYHDEIEIEDMEYDEDTETYYYPCPCGDRFEITREDLESGEDVATCPSCSLIVKVIYDPEDFMTGEVVFAPTKPELEKV, encoded by the exons ATGTCAATATAtcatgatgaaattgaaatagagGATATGGAATATGATGAAGACACTGAAACGTACTACTATCCATGTCCATGTGGTGATCGCTTTGAAATAACGCGG GAAGATCTAGAAAGTGGTGAAGACGTCGCAACCTGCCCAAGTTGTTCTTTGATAGTGAAAGTTATCTATGACCCA GAGGATTTCATGACAGGGGAAGTAGTTTTTGCGCCAACTAAACCAGAACTAGAGAAAgtttaa
- the LOC135493320 gene encoding beta-alanine-activating enzyme-like → MSTIHSLVSDAAGVWSEHIATIFDDGETVSLLTYGELTKEVHQFSDVLKQHIETSDVVALCVITMEKVPVYLLGIMASSAAFFYINPDDLNHPAYYRDILRKLHVRFFLMDSTCLEVQWIQELLPVIIPNLLLSELGLVLLHLPNVPREECDIPLAYAITTSGTTGVPKIVRVPHKCIIPNLLDFRKIFAVSATDRVFCASPLTFDPSIVEIFTSLISGAAVVFTSADVKAAPRKLLDVIYHRQQITVLQATPTLMSRFSLDLLKSTLLSTFSQLRVLAFGGEACPAPKTIKSWQGEANSTEFFNLYGITEVSAWASCCEIKTSHLKEGLDEMFLGDPLSDTEFEVRTCDGVEVLGEGDGELFIGGSKRVCLLDDEARVVEKTFRSSGDIVRRDKAGKMIFVGRKDNQVKRHGKRINLNDIEKAAVRCTGISHAVSMFKDNQLILFISSFCPDWKEGLRQTLVDQLPGHAQPDDIVRVESFPMTNHGKVDQKKLWDSLKKSDISLQQKNSPGDLVKSLLDLPISFTFSPPESFLSLGGDSVQALQFVTKIEEEFGLEIPQLMDLVLHKPMRKVLEYLNELLVQRTKELDLKNEDLNSVQVRADFNVDTASVSEDFSCFDKDNGKNCGENIRPDLVCDSNNVDTEKVMENSQIIAGKNCLSVLNNLKRSFREEFVESEASAEGMNCDKIVSDYEKHLPCNDCNKSRKDLFFSIQRGNRYSLTNPRLHCSPFLTNGSQDFRFIHSEICSGANARNASKKFCADTKSSGTFLEHSVATEVEMDFEAENYNGAQDRLPIYISSQILNTGTRAEGDLTSSLQGPKAFQGAVHECGLDVTQKWCYSTGKCVDASPLIVVDGFGLGHVYIGSHSHRFSALSLETGRPLWEVMLGDRIESSACTSACGKYIIVGCYDYNLYILDRSTGNIHWAFRAGAEVKSSPVVDHETGLVYFGAHDQCVYALDIESQSCLWKRDLGCGSIYASVCLDKKAGRLYIGSLGGLIMALDPDTGDLLWTYNTKKPVFSSPCATLDGIIAGCVDGCLYYVNHAGSLIWKYETGGPVFSSPCLTTTNQMIIFGSHDSCVYCLDQSGQCKWKFMADSSVFATPFTFSLTAKDKLKTRFEGTEERVCDVTASKTCDDHLRTNDSPSKETQQIRNKSCHCSGGKSCEKCVTIVCFFSTRGTMYILDVMSGEMMYQRHLPGEVFSSPVCIEDIIVVGCRDDYVYTFQIQ, encoded by the exons ATGTCTACCATCCATTCTCTAGTATCAGATGCTGCTGGAGTCTGGAGTGAGCATATTGCCACCATATTTGATGATGGGGAGACTGTATCATTGCTGACCTATGGAGAATTGACAAAAGAGGTGCACCAG TTTAGCGATGTGCTTAAACAAcacattgagaccagtgacgtGGTTGCACTGTGTGTCATAACAATGGAGAAAGTGCCTGTTTATCTCCTGGG aatcatGGCGTCCTCTGCAGCATTTTTCTACATCAATCCTGATGACTTGAACCATCCTGCATATTATCGAGATATCCTCAGGAAACTTCACGTTAGATTCTTTCTAATGGACAGCACCTGCCTTGAG GTGCAGTGGATACAAGAACTTCTCCCAGTGATCATCCCAAATCTTCTCCTTTCCGAACTTGGGCTAGTCCTGCTCCATCTCCCCAACGTCCCCCGTGAGGAATGCGATATCCCTCTCGCTTATGCCATCACCACTTCTGGGACGACTGGAGTGCCAAAAATTGTCAGGGTGCCTCACAAGTGCATCATTCCAAACTTATTGGATTTCCG AAAAATCTTCGCAGTCTCGGCGACCGATCGTGTTTTCTGTGCCTCGCCATTGACCTTTGACCCCAGCATAGTCGAGATCTTCACCAGTCTGATCAGTGGTGCAGCAGTAGTTTTCACGTCAGCAGATGTCAAGGCCGCTCCACGAAAGCTCCTGGATGTGATATATCATAGACAGCAAATAACTGTCCTACAG GCCACACCAACTCTCATGTCTCGTTTCTCTCTTGACCTCCTGAAGTCGACCCTCCTCAGTACATTTTCACAGCTAAGAGTTCTAGCGTTCGGTGGCGAGGCATGCCCAGCCCCAAAGACCATTAAATCTTGGCAAGGAGAAGCAAACAGCACAGAGTTCTTTAACCTGTACGGTATAACAGAAGTATCTGCCTGGGCAAGTTGTTGTGAGATTAAGACATCTCATTTGAAAGAGGGACTGGACGAGATGTTCCTGGGTGATCCCTTATCAGACACTGAGTTTGAAGTCAGGACTTGTGATGGTGTGGAAGTCCTtggagaaggagatggagaGCTGTTTATAG GTGGAAGCAAGAGAGTGTGTCTCCTTGATGATGAAGCGAGAGTGGTTGAAAAAACATTCCGTTCTTCTGGTGATATCGTGAGACGGGATAAGGCTGGCAAGATGATCTTTGTTGGGCGAAAAGACAACCAGGTCAAGAGGCACGGCAAGAGAATCAACCTGAACGATATCGAAAAG GCAGCTGTAAGATGTACTGGTATTTCTCATGCTGTATCAATGTTCAAAGACAACCAGCTTATCCTTTTCATCTCCAGTTTCTGCCCTGACTGGAAGGAGGGTCTACGCCAGACACTGGTGGACCAGCTGCCCGGCCATGCCCAACCGGATGACATTGTTAGAGTTGAAAGCTTCCCAATGACAAATCATG GGAAAGTGGACCAAAAGAAGCTCTGGGACAGCCTGAAGAAGAGTGACATTAGCCTCCAGCAAAAGAATTCTCCAGGAGATCTAGTCAAG AGCCTCCTTGATCTTCCAATCAGCTTCACATTTTCTCCTCCTGAATCTTTCCTGTCCTTGGGTGGCGACTCGGTTCAAGCTCTCCAGTTTGTTACAAAAATTGAGGAGGAATTTGGTCTAGAAATTCCCCAGCTGATGGACTTGGTTCTTCATAAACCTATGAGAAAAGTTTTGGAGTATCTCAATGAATTATTAGTCCAAAGAACAAAGGAATTAGACTTGAAGAATGAGGACCTTAATAGTGTGCAAGTTCGTGCTGATTTCAATGTAGATACTGCATCTGTCAGTGAGGATTTCAGCTGTTTTGATAAAGATAACGGGAAAAATTGTGGTGAAAATATCCGCCCTGACCTGGTCTGTGATTCAAACAATGTTGACACGGAAAAAGTAATGGAAAATTCTCAGATAATTGCTGGAAAGAACTGCCTTTCAGTTCTGAATAATTTAAAACGATCCTTCAGAGAAGAATTTGTTGAGTCTGAAGCAAGTGCTGAGGGTATGAATTGTGATAAAATAGTTTCTGACTACGAGAAGCATTTGCCTTGCAATGATTGTAATAAATCTAGAAAAGACTTGTTTTTTTCTATTCAGAGAGGAAATCGATACTCTTTGACGAACCCAAGGCTTCATTGCTCTCCCTTTTTAACAAACGGTTCCCAGGACTTTCGATTTATTCATTCAGAGATATGCTCTGGTGCTAATGCTAGAAATGCTTCAAAGAAATTTTGTGCCGATACTAAATCTTCTGGGACATTTCTGGAACATTCTGTCGCAACGGAAGTTGAAATGGACTTTGAGGCTGAAAATTATAATGGTGCTCAGGATAGACtgccaatatatatttctagtCAGATTCTGAATACTGGTACAAGAGCTGAAGGGGATTTGACGTCCAGTTTACAAGGTCCCAAGGCATTTCAAGGCGCTGTCCATGAATGTGGTTTGGATGTGACTCAAAAATGGTGCTATAGTACGGGAAAGTGTGTCGATGCTTCCCCACTGATCGTAGTTGATGG ATTTGGCCTGGGTCATGTCTATATTGGATCTCACTCCCATCGGTTCAGTGCCCTCTCACTTGAAACTGGTCGGCCATTATGGGAGGTGATGCTGGGAGATCGAATTGAGTCGTCTGCTTGCACGTCTGCATGTGGCAAGTACATCATTGTTG GTTGCTATGACTACAATCTGTATATCCTAGACAGAAGCACAGGCAACATTCATTGGGCATTCCGAGCTGGTGCCGAAGTCAAAAGTTCACCTGTGGTAGATCATGAGACAGGACTGGTTTATTTTGGAGCTCATGATCAGTGTGTTTATGCATTGGATATTGAG AGCCAAAGTTGTCTGTGGAAGAGAGACTTAGGCTGTGGGAGCATCTATGCCTCTGTTTGCCTAGATAAGAAAGCCGGCAGACTCTATATTGGAAGTTTGGGGGGACTAATCATGGCTCTGGATCCT GATACTGGTGACCTGCTGTGGACCTACAACACCAAAAAGCCAGTCTTCTCATCCCCGTGTGCCACTCTTGATGGGATAATAGCTGGCTGTGTAGATGGATGCCTCTACTATGTTAACCATGCAGGAAGTCTG ATCTGGAAATACGAGACAGGAGGACCGGTCTTTTCCTCACCTTGCCTCACGACAACCAATCAAATGATCATCTTTGGATCACATGACTCGTGTGTTTATTGTCTCGACCAATCAGGACAGTGCAAATGGAAGTTTATGGCAGATTCCTCAGTATTTGCAACCCCATTCACATTTTCTTTAACTGCCAAGGATAAACTGAAAACACGTTTTGAAGGAACAGAGGAAAGAGTGTGTGATGTGACTGCCAGTAAAACTTGTGATGATCATTTGAGAACAAATGACAGCCCTTCAAAAGAAACTCAACAAATTAGGAATAAATCGTGTCATTGCAGTGGAGGAAAATCTTGTGAAAAATGCGTGACAATAGTTTGTTTTTTCTCCACTAGAGGCACAATGTATATTCTTGATGTCATGTCTGGGGAGATGATGTATCAAAGACATCTTCCTGGCGAGGTGTTCTCATCCCCTGTTTGTATTGAGGACATAATTGTGGTTGGCTGCAGAGATGATTATGTTTATACCTTTCAAATCCAGTAA
- the LOC135493344 gene encoding uncharacterized protein LOC135493344: MAEASSSSNDMDMVSVEDLSMREALKMCRETTTIETIIALTKHENPIVRQNALKQMCPCRVKEDLSDFWARVLQMTHDEADNVRQQVLHTLCDGSPNHMEYEVIAAVEDFNRDPNPKIRRTAHKVLGTYRKKRKWNIL, encoded by the exons ATGGCCGAGGCCAGTAGCAGCAGTAATGACATGGACATG GTGTCCGTTGAAGATCTCTCCATGAGAGAAGCTTTAAAGATGTGTCGAGAGACGACCACCATTGAGACGATCATTGCCttaacaaaacatgaaaatccCATCGTCAGGCAAAATGCGCTCAAGCAAATGTGTCCGTGTAGGGTCAAGGAGGACTTGTCCGACTTCTGGGCCAGAGTTCTGCAGATGACACATGACGAGGCAGACAATGTAAGGCAGCAGGTTCTGCACACACTCTGTGATGGGTCACCAAACCACATGGAATATGAG GTGATAGCAGCTGTAGAGGATTTCAACAGGGATCCTAACCCCAAGATCAGGCGAACAGCACACAAGGTCCTCGGAACATACCGCAAGAAGAGGAAATGGAACATCTTGTGA